A stretch of DNA from Pontiella agarivorans:
TCAGCGGAATACCGAGCGCAACAGCGCCATCGAAACGAGTATGGATCCGGATGTCATCCGTGAAATGGCCCGCGCAGAGGCGGTAGAGCTTTCGAAAATGATTGCAGAGATTCCTGAACAAAAAAGCAATAAGCTCATTGAGCAGGCTGTCGCCTATCTGGAAACGCACTTCCGTGAAGATCTGAGTGTGGATGAACTGGCCGAGTCGCTGGGCATCAGCCGTTCGCATCTGATGCGTGAGTTTAAAAAGGGCACCGGAAAAACGGTAAATCAGTATATGACTGCATTACGGATTGAGCAGGCCAAAAAAGTGCTGGAAACCACTTCAGTAACCGATACCGCTTTTGAAGTAGGCTACAATAATTCCAACTATTTCAGCACCGTTTTCAAGAAGCAGACCGGGCTCAGTCCGCTTGAATTCCAGAAAACGCTCAAAAAAAGATCTGCCGGATCTGAGCTTTAAAAGCCGAAAACATTGAGTTTTTTGAGCAGAGCACTTTTTTAGAGGTCCGTTCGGCACAAAATTGAAGGCGTAAAATCGGTACTCGGGTTATTCCTTCTGCTTTCCGCCCGCAATCTGGTTGCGGGGAATCGTGAACGGGGTAGAAAAGGAATGGATCGATGCAGAAAAGTGCATGTTTAATGGCGGGCCTGTTGGTCACAGGCCATGCTGTTTTCGCAGAGGTGAAAGAGGCCGACTCTTTCAGAAAACCGGTCATTAAAACCTGTATGGAAAAGGTGGCTGACTGGCAATACACCCATGAATTTGACGGAAGAAATCTGGCGAAAAAAGGCGATCAGCGTTTCCTCTATTGGATTTATGGGCCGTATGTGAATGGTCTGGTGGCGGCGGGGCAGGTGACGGGCGATGAAGCGTTCACGCAGCGCGCTGAAACGATGGGGGAACGCGCCCGTTGGGGAGCCCTTCAAGGGGGCTGGGTGGCCAATCATCATGCCACGCTTCAGTCCTGGATTGAGCTCTATGAACAGGATCCGGACCCGGTGAAAATTGCCGAAACGGTGAAGTCGCTGGACTTTTATATCGAAAAAAATGCCGGTGCAGACGACGACATGCGGTTCATCAAAAAGAATGGATATAAATGGTCGTGGTGTGATGCGCTTTATATGTCGCCGCCGGCTTTTGCGCGGTTGGCGAAGGTGACCGGTGACGAAAAATATCTTGAATTTCTGCACCAATGGTGGTGGACCGCATCGGACTTTTATTTCAGCCCGGAGCATCAGCTCTATTTCCGCGACCAGACCTTTTTCACCAAAAAAGCACCAAACGGACAACCGGTATTCTGGTGCCGCGGCAATGGCTGGGTGGTCGGCGGACTCGTCCGCGTTCTCCAGTATCTGGAACCGAACGATCCCATGCGGCCGAAGTATGAAGCGCAGCTGAAGGCCATGCTGGGTACGTTGAAAGAAATCCAGTGCAACGACGGTTTGTGGCACGGAAGTTTACTGGATCCGATGTCGCCGGATCAGCCTGATACCAGCGGCAGCGGTTTTATTCTGTATGGCTTTGCCTATGCGGTGAATGAAGGGTTGATTTCAAAGGCCGAGTATATGCCAGTGATTGAAAAAGCCTGGCCGGCACTGTTTTCTCACGTCAGTCCGGAAGGTGAATTTCTCGGGGTTCAGCCGGTGGGGGACAGCCCGAGAGGTTTTGATCCCGACTATTCAATTCCGTATGGCACCGGCGCATTCCTGCTGGCAGCCAGTGAAGTGTATAAAATGGAGCGATAAACCATGAAACAAACCCAAACGATATGCTGTTTCCTGATGATGACTGCATTGGCTGTAACCAGTGCTCAGGCAAAAAAAAAGGCGGATCCTGTTGCAGAGTATGACCGTACAGCAGACCGGCATGGCTTTACCGTTTTCTTGGAAAACGGAGGATGGTGCTGGTTTCAGGATCCGCGTGCTGTTTTACAGGGCGATTATCTGGTGATCGGCGGGGTGTCGGGGAACGGTTCCGGTGCGGCTTTAATCGGATCGTACGATCTCAAACAGAACAAACCGCTGGGCCGGTTTGTTGCTAAAAATCAGTTCAATCGCGATGATCATAATGCGCCGGCGTTTTATGCCCGCCCGGACGGATCATTGCTGGCGGTGTATGCCCGGCATGGTTGGGAAAAGTTTCATTATTTCCGGATTTCAACATCGCCCGATTTCACGCAGTGGGGGCCGGAGCAACGGATTCAGCATGCAGCTTTCCTGACGGATAAAAAAGATAAAGTTACCTACATGAACCTTTACAATATGAGTGCCGAAGGGAAGCTGTATAACTTTTACCGGGGGGTGCAGTACAATCCGACCTTCTGCACTTCAACTGATCAGGGCCGGACCTGGGGTGAAGATACGCACTTTATTCAGAGCGAAGTTCAGGGGCGTAACCGTCCGTATGCCCGCTATGCCGGCAACGGAAAGGATACGATATACGTCAGTTTTACCGATGGGCATCCCCACGTTTTCGGAAACAATCTTTATTATGCCGAATTTCGTGGCGGGTCATTTTATCGCGCAGATGGCACGTTGATTAAATCATTGAAAACCGCCGGCCCGTTACGTCCGAGTGAGGCTGAGCTGATTTATCACGGGAGTAATGTGAAGGTTCATCAGTCTACGAATGCGGCCTGGACCAGTTCGATGGTTTTCGATGAAAAAGGTTATCCGCATATCGGATATACGGTGCATCTTTCGGCAAGGGATCTGCGTTATCGGATTGCTTCGTGGGACGGCATAAAATGGCATGACCGCGAAGTGGCCTTTGGCGGGAAATGTCTCTACAGGAGCCAGACCAGCTATACCGGGTTGATTACACTCGATCCGAAAGATACTTCGTATGTAGTGATCTCAACCGATGTGGATCCGAACAACGGAATGGATAACGGCGGTAAGCACGAGATTTATCGTGCCCGGGTGGGACAGGCGGATAACACGCAATCCATCCGATGGGAACCGGTCACGGAAAATTCACCGGTCCGGAATATCCGTCCGGTTATTCTGAACGACGGAATCCGTCGGGTGGTGCTGTGGAACCGGGGCGACTATCAGAGCTATACCGACTATGACCTCGATACGGTTGGGTATGAAGAAGTGATAGGAGAATGACTCATGAAGCATTGTATACTGGTTGCCGCAGTCGCGTTATCCGGCATTGTTTCCGCCGCGAAACCGCCAAATGTAGTCGTTATATTAACCGATGATCAGGGCTGGGCGGATATCGGATACAACAACCCTGAACATGTCTATACCCCGAATCTGGATCGACTGGCCGAAACCGGTGCGCGATTTGAAAATCATTATGTCATGCCGCAGTGCACGCCGACGCGCGTGGCCTGTTTTACCGGAC
This window harbors:
- a CDS encoding BNR-4 repeat-containing protein, producing MKQTQTICCFLMMTALAVTSAQAKKKADPVAEYDRTADRHGFTVFLENGGWCWFQDPRAVLQGDYLVIGGVSGNGSGAALIGSYDLKQNKPLGRFVAKNQFNRDDHNAPAFYARPDGSLLAVYARHGWEKFHYFRISTSPDFTQWGPEQRIQHAAFLTDKKDKVTYMNLYNMSAEGKLYNFYRGVQYNPTFCTSTDQGRTWGEDTHFIQSEVQGRNRPYARYAGNGKDTIYVSFTDGHPHVFGNNLYYAEFRGGSFYRADGTLIKSLKTAGPLRPSEAELIYHGSNVKVHQSTNAAWTSSMVFDEKGYPHIGYTVHLSARDLRYRIASWDGIKWHDREVAFGGKCLYRSQTSYTGLITLDPKDTSYVVISTDVDPNNGMDNGGKHEIYRARVGQADNTQSIRWEPVTENSPVRNIRPVILNDGIRRVVLWNRGDYQSYTDYDLDTVGYEEVIGE
- a CDS encoding glycoside hydrolase family 88/105 protein, encoding MQKSACLMAGLLVTGHAVFAEVKEADSFRKPVIKTCMEKVADWQYTHEFDGRNLAKKGDQRFLYWIYGPYVNGLVAAGQVTGDEAFTQRAETMGERARWGALQGGWVANHHATLQSWIELYEQDPDPVKIAETVKSLDFYIEKNAGADDDMRFIKKNGYKWSWCDALYMSPPAFARLAKVTGDEKYLEFLHQWWWTASDFYFSPEHQLYFRDQTFFTKKAPNGQPVFWCRGNGWVVGGLVRVLQYLEPNDPMRPKYEAQLKAMLGTLKEIQCNDGLWHGSLLDPMSPDQPDTSGSGFILYGFAYAVNEGLISKAEYMPVIEKAWPALFSHVSPEGEFLGVQPVGDSPRGFDPDYSIPYGTGAFLLAASEVYKMER